CGAGCTCGTCGAGCAGGGCGTCATGGTCGACGATATCTCCCAGCTCGATCGAGTGGTGTCGCAGTCCTTCGACCCCGGCAATCCACTCCGCAACGACGAGTCCGTGATCATCGGCATCGGAAAACTCACCGGCGGCGATGACGACGGCGGCGGCGACGATGACGGGGGCGGCGGCGGCTTTCTGAACCCGCCGTGAGGCGTGGCAAGCACTCGCTGGGGCGGCTGGAGCTGAATCCGGCAGGTTGGACAAGGACCCGACAACCGCCCCAGTAGGCTTGGCGGCCATGGTGTCCACGGCGCAGACGCAGACGCGGCGGACCATCGATCGGTATCTACGGCTACTGGCTGCGGGAGACGCGGCGGGTGTGTTGGAGTTGTTCACCGATGACGGGGTGGTCCGCTCGCCGATGAACGGCGAGATCCCGGCACGCGAGTTCTACCCCGAACTCGCGGCGACCACCGCACGCTCGGAGATCACCCCGGTCGACGTGTATCTATCCACCGAGCAACCGAACTGCGCGGCCGTGCGGTTCCGCTACGACTGGCGGCTGCCGGACGACACCGCGACAGCCTTCGACTGCGTCGACATGCTCACGCTCGACGAGACGGGCCGGATCACCGAACTGCGCATCGTCTACGACACTCATCCGCTGCGAATGGCCTGGCAGGCGAGCCTTCCCGCGCCTTGATCCGAACCTCGGCGTCTCCTGTTGCGTCCCGGCACAGCTCACCCCACGCTGACACGACGGGTGGCCGATCGTCGGCTTCGCGGGTCGCTTAGGAGGTGCCAGAGATGGCGGACGAGATGATCCCGTCGGCGGAGCGGGCACTGCCCGAGGTCACCTGCCGAGACATCCAGGGCCGCACCTGTCTGATCACGGTGCGCGTCGTGGACGACCGGATCGAGCTCAGTTCCCCGGCAAGCGAGATCATCATGCTCGAACCGGATTCGATCCGCGCTCTGGGCATCGTCCTCCGAGGCGCGGTCGCCCGGGTTCAGGCCAGGATCAGGGCCCGGTCGATCCCGCTGCCCAGCCCTCGGCGGCCCGGCGGGCCCGAGCCGATCATCGGCACGCTCTAGAAGACGCGTCAGGCCTGTGCAGCGGCCGCCAGCTTCCGGGCGCCGTGCTCCAACTCGTCGACCAAGGCCGAGGGCACCGTCGTGCCACAGGCCGCCAGCCAATTGGCCAGCATCCGATGTCCGCCATCGGTGAGCACCGACTCCGGATGGAACTGGACGCCCTCGATCGGCAGCGTCCGGTGTCGAATGGCCATCACCACGCCGGACTCGGTCCGGCCCGTGACCTCGAAGTCGGCGGGAACGGTGTCCGGCCGCACGGTCAAGGAGTGGTAGCGGGTCGCGACGAAGGGGTTCGGCAGCCCGGTCAGGACGCCCGAGCCATCGTGGTGAACCAGGCTGGTCTTGCCGTGCAGCAGCTCGGGAGCCCGCTCGACGACGCCGCCCCAGACCTGGGCGATCGCCTGGTGGCCGAGGCAGACCCCGAGCACCGGTAGGGCTCGCTCGGCACAACGACGGATGAGCTCCATGCTCTGACCGGCCCGGTCCGGCGTTCCCGGTCCCGGGCTGATCAGCACACCGCTGACCTGGTCCAGGTCATCCTGTTCGACGACGTCGTTACGACGCACCAGCACCTCGACGTCGAGCTGCGCCAGGTACTGGACCAGGTTGTAGACGAAGCTGTCGTAGTTGTCGACGACCAGGATGCGCATTCGACCAGCGTATCCGAGCGTCAAGGCCCGCCGATGCGCGTCATTCGACCGTGTTGACGTCGGTAGGCACGTCGACGCTGTTCCAGGGCAGCAGCGGCGCCACCCACGGGAACACGACGAACAGCAGCAACGAGATCACGATGGCCACCAGCACCAACGCCTCGATGATCTTGACCACGAGTGGTCCCGGCAGATGTCGCCAGATCCAGCCGTACACGTCGTCTGCGCCTACTCTCGTTCCAGGGTCACTGACTCCAGCTCGGGCGGCAGTCCGGCGCCCTCGCCTTCCTTCGGATACTGAGCGGTCAAGAGACCGTGGATGATCATCCGTTGCTCGGCGGAGAACCTCGGGTGACAGGTGGTCAGGGTGATCAACGAACGCTGATCCGCCTCGGCCAGCTCCACACCGGGATTGCTCGGTACGGGCAGGATGACCTCACCCTGGCTCGGCGAGACGATCTGCTGGCCGGGGGTCATCCCGTAGGCGCCGCCGCCCTCGACGTTCGGATCGACCAGCGAGGGCACATCGGTGCACTCCGGCCGGGCCGCCCTGGTGGCCTCCCAGTCCGCGATCTCGCTCTCCATCGGCAACACCCGATAGACGAACCACTCCGACTGGCCCTCGATGACGATCGCGTCGCAGCTCTCCAACAGGTCGAGGTTGTTGAAGGGCGAGCCCCAACCGACCCGGTGTCCCGCCACCGCGAAGTTGCCGCGCTCGCCGGGCAACGCGCTGTCGATGTAGTGGCCTGGGCCGACCTCGAGGTTCTCGTCGCTGGTGCCCTCGACGATGCTGTACCGGTAGTCGGAGCCGAACTTGGGCACGTAGATCCGTGCGAAGGCATCGCCATCCATCGGGGCGATACCCGAATCACGCTCGTTGGCGCCCGCCTGCCACATCTCCTCCATCCGCGAGTCGGCCTGGGCCTGCCGCGAGGAGGTGAACCAACCGGTGACGAAGAGCTCGTAGAACACGAACAGCAGCACCACGAACCCCGCGGTCAGCATCAGCTCGCCGCCGGAGCGGGCGAGGATCCGGCCCGCGCTGTCCTTCTTCTTTTTCTTGGTCGCTACCGACTTCTTCTTCGTGCGCGGTTTGCCCTCGGCTGCGGCAGCGTGTTCCGAGTCGTCGTCGGCCTCGTCGTAGCCGTCGTCATAACCGTCGTCGTAGTCGTCCGCGTACTCATCGTCGTAGTCGTCCTCGACGGGCGCGATGAGCTCGGTGGCCGCCTCCGGCGCGGGTTGCCCGGCGCGGTTCGGTGCGTGCGATGCCGATGCAGCGGGCAGCAGCTCGGTCTGCATCGACTCCGGGTCCGGCCCGGGTGCCTGCATGCCCCGCGTCTGCATCGGGCCTCGGCCTGCGCCACCCGGCGCCTGCCGGGGCGGCATCCCGGGGATGGGCGCCATCGAGGGCCGGGACCGATTGGGCCCGTCGGCGTCGAGGGCGCCGTCGAGTCGGGCGCCCAGCAAGGAACCGGCGCTGGACTCGACGTCGTCATCGATCGGCGCGGCGAACGGCGGTTCGGCACGGGGGGTCGAGCGCGGTGCGACAGGCAGCTGACCGGCGAGGTCGGCCGAGCGAGGCCCGTCCGAGGTCGGTCGCCCCATCGGGGCGTCGGGGAGCGGCAGCACACCGCCGAGATTGGGTGCGGCGGGCGGCGGCCTGTCGTCCGGCCTCGGCCAGTCCTGGCTGGTCTCCGGGCCTCGGGGAGCGGCCGCGGGCGGGTAGGTCGGCGGGGGGCCGGGCCGGGTTGGCGGCTGCGGCCGTCGGGCCCGCCTGCCATCCGGTGCATCGGCCGGGCGCTCCCCCGGGCGTCGCGGGGCGGCAGGCGGCGTACCACCCGCCGGACCGGCCGGCCTGCGCTCGCGGCGAGTGCCGTTCGGCGCATCGTTGGGCGCGGTCTGCGGCCAGGCGTGCTCGGTGGCGGAGCTCAGCGGGCCGCTGGCGATCGGGGCGGAGAATCCGGTGGACCCGGTGGAACCGCTGGGTCGCGGCGGAGCGGAGAACTCGGTGCGCTCGCCCGCCAGGTCCGGCCGAGCCGGGTTGTCGACGGGTTCGGCGCGGCGACGTCGACCCCCCTGGCCCGGTGTGGGACGCGCGGGCGGTGGCTCCTGGTGGTTCTCCGGCTCGGCGGCCCGCCGACGACCGGTGACCGGGCGTTGGACGCGCGTCGCCTCGGGCGGGTTCGGCGCCTCCCACGTGCCCGATGCGGAGTGCCTGCCCGGGTTGGCCGGGTGCTGGTCTTCCGATCCCTCGCGCGCGGCGCGCCTACGGCCCGGGCCTGCGGTGCGCGCCGGGCGCGCGGCCGCCGGGCGCTGCTCGTCCTGCGCAGGCTGCGGAGCACGAGTGCGGGGGGCGTAGTCGTCCCGCTCTGGCGGGAACTCACTCACCACGAAACCTCCTGGGCTACGACGTCGGCAGCTCTGCACCAGCAGCGTAAGCACACGTCTGTTGTGACCGTGTCCATTCGTCGAGAGACGCAGGCCACTTGGGGCTGATCGCGTCATAGGCTGGCGGACATCACGACCGCCGAGTGGGCGAATAATCGCGACCGTCTCGGCGCCATCCGCTCGACGGGTACACCTGTCCTTCGCTGAGAGCCTCGACTACGTTAACGTGATTGCGGGATCGAGGCGTCCACCTTGCGTTTTCTCACCAGGCGTAGACTGGACGGCCACATTCCGTGATGACGACGAGCAACACCGGTCGACGCCAGCGAGGAAACGATGCCGAAGTCCAAGGTCCGCAAGAAGGACGTCTACACCGTTCCGCAGGATAAGCGCACACCGGTCAAGGCAGAGGCAGTGGGTCTTGGTCCTTCGCATCCGGTCTACGTGTCCGTGATGCTCGGGATCATGCTGATCGGCCTGCTCTGGTTGATCGTCAACTACATCGCCGGAGATCGTATTCCGCTGATGCAGGAGCTCGGGTCGTGGAACTTCGCCATCGGCTTCGCGCTGATGATCACCGGTTTGTTGATGACCATGCGGTGGCGCTAGAGCACCGAGCCCGGACGACTCCGGGTCGGCAACTCCATACTGACAGTGACAACGGGCCCGGGCACCTGTGTGTCCGGGCCTCGCTCTGCCTGATGAAGATCGTTCAGCTCAGGCACGAGCCGTGCACGGTGGGTACTCGAACCACATCCATGTAAGTCATCCCCAGTGGGGACAACTCCTGTGGATAACTTTGCGCATTTCGGCACAAGCGCCGGTAGAGGGCCTTGGTTGTCCACAAGACAGCGACGGGCTCACCCGCTTGGGTGAGCCCATCCATGACGGATCAGCAAATCCGCTATGTCAACCGATCCGGCCGCAGGTCTCCCGACCGTCGATGGTCATGCACGTCCATTCGCCGAGCTGTGCTTCTCGGATCAAGAACGCCACCACCAACAGCGCGATCAGCGCGACCACGACACCGATCTGAACGGCATCACGCCGCTGCCGAGGCGCGAAGACCATCCCGGCCGTGGCCAGCGCACCGACCACCAGACCACCGACGTGTCCCAACAGGGAGATCCCGGGGATGGTGATGCTGATGACCAGGTTGATGCCGATGACCATCAGAGCCTGACGCGGATTGACCTTCAACCGGATCGCGGCGATCGCGATGCCGCCCATCAACCCGAACACCGCGCCGGATGCTCCGGCGACCTGGACCTGTAGTTCCCCGAACAGATAGACGGCGATCCCGCCGCCCATCAGGGAGACCAGATACACGGCGATGAACCGCAGTCTGCCGAGGAGAAGCTCCAGATCCCGGCCCAG
This Actinoalloteichus hymeniacidonis DNA region includes the following protein-coding sequences:
- a CDS encoding aminodeoxychorismate/anthranilate synthase component II, yielding MRILVVDNYDSFVYNLVQYLAQLDVEVLVRRNDVVEQDDLDQVSGVLISPGPGTPDRAGQSMELIRRCAERALPVLGVCLGHQAIAQVWGGVVERAPELLHGKTSLVHHDGSGVLTGLPNPFVATRYHSLTVRPDTVPADFEVTGRTESGVVMAIRHRTLPIEGVQFHPESVLTDGGHRMLANWLAACGTTVPSALVDELEHGARKLAAAAQA
- a CDS encoding rhomboid family intramembrane serine protease: CVDCISEGARTTRRPKTLAGAPVGAKPIVVPVLIALNVVVYLITAAQAGNPMGNAASELFGAWALWPPMVAAGEWWRLFTSGFLHFGLLHLALNMFALWVLGRDLELLLGRLRFIAVYLVSLMGGGIAVYLFGELQVQVAGASGAVFGLMGGIAIAAIRLKVNPRQALMVIGINLVISITIPGISLLGHVGGLVVGALATAGMVFAPRQRRDAVQIGVVVALIALLVVAFLIREAQLGEWTCMTIDGRETCGRIG
- a CDS encoding class E sortase, which produces MSEFPPERDDYAPRTRAPQPAQDEQRPAAARPARTAGPGRRRAAREGSEDQHPANPGRHSASGTWEAPNPPEATRVQRPVTGRRRAAEPENHQEPPPARPTPGQGGRRRRAEPVDNPARPDLAGERTEFSAPPRPSGSTGSTGFSAPIASGPLSSATEHAWPQTAPNDAPNGTRRERRPAGPAGGTPPAAPRRPGERPADAPDGRRARRPQPPTRPGPPPTYPPAAAPRGPETSQDWPRPDDRPPPAAPNLGGVLPLPDAPMGRPTSDGPRSADLAGQLPVAPRSTPRAEPPFAAPIDDDVESSAGSLLGARLDGALDADGPNRSRPSMAPIPGMPPRQAPGGAGRGPMQTRGMQAPGPDPESMQTELLPAASASHAPNRAGQPAPEAATELIAPVEDDYDDEYADDYDDGYDDGYDEADDDSEHAAAAEGKPRTKKKSVATKKKKKDSAGRILARSGGELMLTAGFVVLLFVFYELFVTGWFTSSRQAQADSRMEEMWQAGANERDSGIAPMDGDAFARIYVPKFGSDYRYSIVEGTSDENLEVGPGHYIDSALPGERGNFAVAGHRVGWGSPFNNLDLLESCDAIVIEGQSEWFVYRVLPMESEIADWEATRAARPECTDVPSLVDPNVEGGGAYGMTPGQQIVSPSQGEVILPVPSNPGVELAEADQRSLITLTTCHPRFSAEQRMIIHGLLTAQYPKEGEGAGLPPELESVTLERE
- the crgA gene encoding cell division protein CrgA encodes the protein MPKSKVRKKDVYTVPQDKRTPVKAEAVGLGPSHPVYVSVMLGIMLIGLLWLIVNYIAGDRIPLMQELGSWNFAIGFALMITGLLMTMRWR
- a CDS encoding nuclear transport factor 2 family protein, with the translated sequence MVSTAQTQTRRTIDRYLRLLAAGDAAGVLELFTDDGVVRSPMNGEIPAREFYPELAATTARSEITPVDVYLSTEQPNCAAVRFRYDWRLPDDTATAFDCVDMLTLDETGRITELRIVYDTHPLRMAWQASLPAP